A window of Methanofollis sp. genomic DNA:
GTCCGCGGGTCGAGAGAACCGTTGAAACGGTCTTCCCGTCCACCCCACCATATGCGACATAGTCCTTGACTTTCCGGATCATACCGAGGTATGCCGGGGTGTCAGGGACGAAGACGCAGTGGTTGATGTGGTGGAGACGGAGCATCTTGAGAGTGTCCTTGATATCCCAACGGGTGTTGACCACGCCGCGGACCTGCACAACTGCGAACATTACTCCGAACCTCCGGACCTGATCATGGTGGTGGCTTTCAGCGCGTGGAAGGTCGCCTTTGCATAGTTGATGGTCGTCCGGGTGTTGCCACTCGTGGACGCCCAGACATCCTTCACGCCTGCAAGGCCAAGGACCTTCTTGCCGACTTCACCGGTCACAAGGCCGATACCCTGCGGTGCCGGCATCAGAGTAACGCGGACACTGCCCGCCTTACCATGAACCTGCATCGGGATGGAGTGGGCGGTGTTGCAGCCGCACTCCCAGCTCCCGCACCCGCGGCGGACCTTGATGATATTGGTCTTTGCGTTATCAATTGCCTTCCGGATCGCATTGCCGACCTGGGCGTCCTTTGCCTGCCCGAAGCCGATGTATCCATTGTGGTTCCCGACGATGACCACGGCCCTGAACTTGACACGCCGCCCTGAGTCGGTCATCCTCTGAACCATGGAAATGTCGATGACCTCGTCCTCAAGATCAGGCAGGAACGTATCCACGATCTGGTGCTCGCGGATGGGCTTGCCACTCTCAAGCACCTCATCGATGCTTGCGATCTCGCCGGCGGCGACCGCCTGGCCGAGGCCGGTCAACGGAACCCAGGGTGCCTCTTCGTACGCCATGTCACTCCAGCTCCTTCATGATGGCCTTCGCCACTTCTTCAACATTCTCTACAAGATTCCCGGACTTTTCAGGAGCGTATGCTGCGATGACCGCACCGCTGGTCCGCTCGTCGTCGGGGAGAATCGTCTCGCCGTGCGGCACTTCAAGTCCGGCCTCGACCGCACCCTTCAGTGCGGCAAAGACGCGGGCCCCCTTCTGTGCCCGTGCAAGCCCGATATCCAGGACTGCCTCGTCGTAGCCGGCTGCAAGAGCCTTCCTCGCAAAGAGCATCCCGGTCAGGTATGCTGCCGGGGTGCTCGAAGTCGAGCCCTGGTACCCCAGTTCGACAAGTTCCTTGGAGTATGCCGACACAAGCGTCCGGTCACCCTCAACTTCAGGAACGACGAGCTGAATGATGACCTGGCGGTTGGTCTTGCGGACGACCATACGGGGGGTGTCGGAGAGGAGGAGCTTCAGCCGCGCGTAGTAGTCGGTCCGGCCCTCCTTTCTCCTTCGGAACGGAACAAAGTATCGTGCTCCGGTCGCCATTTTATTCTATCCTCCCTTTCATCATTTCAACATGGGTCTTCAGGTGCGCCCGGCTCCTGAACTGGCCGCCTGCTGCCCGCCGGTACAGTCTCCGGTAGGTGTGGCGGTCAACAGTGCCGTCTTCCCGCATCTCGCGGAGCGACGACCTGATCGCCCGAATTCTCTGGATCCACTGTCTCTTGGAGGGTGTGCGTGCGCCTGCCGTGCCCTTCCTGTTGCCGTAGCCCTTCTGGTGGCCGTACGAACGGTTTGCCGTCCGTGCACGGACCCGACCGCGGCTGTTGCCCTTGACGGTTGCCGCCTTGACAACGCCTTCTTCAGCGAGTTTTCTGATCTCCTCGCGGGAGATCGCACCCTCGATGTCGGTGAGGCGGGCCGGGTCGAACCAGACACGGTTGACACCGCACTTCAGGACAGCGGCGGCGATCCGCTTCTGCGTCGAAAGGTCACTCATCTGCCTTCGCCTCCTCCTCTTCACCTGCATCCGCTTCTGCCGCCGCCGGAGTCAGGTCCTTCGCATTGAGAACCTTGATACCGGCTTCCATGGCCTTCTGCTGGATAACTGCGCGCTTCTTCATTCCGACACTGCCGGCGATCCTCACTGCCTCGAATTCGGGTTCGACACCCTCGAGGTCGGCAGGGGTGTAGGCGAGCACTTCATAGTAGCCGCTCGGGTGCATATACCGCACG
This region includes:
- a CDS encoding 30S ribosomal protein S5 codes for the protein MAYEEAPWVPLTGLGQAVAAGEIASIDEVLESGKPIREHQIVDTFLPDLEDEVIDISMVQRMTDSGRRVKFRAVVIVGNHNGYIGFGQAKDAQVGNAIRKAIDNAKTNIIKVRRGCGSWECGCNTAHSIPMQVHGKAGSVRVTLMPAPQGIGLVTGEVGKKVLGLAGVKDVWASTSGNTRTTINYAKATFHALKATTMIRSGGSE
- a CDS encoding 50S ribosomal protein L18, whose protein sequence is MATGARYFVPFRRRKEGRTDYYARLKLLLSDTPRMVVRKTNRQVIIQLVVPEVEGDRTLVSAYSKELVELGYQGSTSSTPAAYLTGMLFARKALAAGYDEAVLDIGLARAQKGARVFAALKGAVEAGLEVPHGETILPDDERTSGAVIAAYAPEKSGNLVENVEEVAKAIMKELE
- a CDS encoding 50S ribosomal protein L19e; this encodes MSDLSTQKRIAAAVLKCGVNRVWFDPARLTDIEGAISREEIRKLAEEGVVKAATVKGNSRGRVRARTANRSYGHQKGYGNRKGTAGARTPSKRQWIQRIRAIRSSLREMREDGTVDRHTYRRLYRRAAGGQFRSRAHLKTHVEMMKGRIE
- a CDS encoding 50S ribosomal protein L32e; amino-acid sequence: MEMVDDKNRLIRVRSQRKGCTFQRQCLHAKAKLKDSWRRPRGLTSKQRRQYKAKGAQPQAGYNAPLAVRYMHPSGYYEVLAYTPADLEGVEPEFEAVRIAGSVGMKKRAVIQQKAMEAGIKVLNAKDLTPAAAEADAGEEEEAKADE